CGCTCTTCCTCCTGTTAGGCGCTTCCGCGATCGTCGCGGCGATTCGCGCCACGGATGACGGCGGCTGGCGATGGTGGATGGCGCTCGGCGCGCTGGTAGCCACGAGCTACCTCGCGCGTCTCGAGGGCGCGGTGCTAGGCCTCGCACTCGCCGTCGCCACGCTGGTATCGCTCGCGACGCGCGGAAAGCCGGCGCTGCTGCCACGCGCCCTGGCGGGAGCCTTGATCGCCGCGGCCGTCGTCGCTCCCTACCTCCTCTATCTGCACGGCGCCCTCGGCCGCTGGGCCGTGTCGGGCCGAGTCCAGGCTGCCGCGGCGGTCGAGCAAGCGACTGCCGAGCCGGGCCAGGGAGGCGGGAGCGAGGCGGTGCGGGCGTTCGTCTGGGGCGGGGACCAGGAGGCGCTGTGGCGCGTGCTGTACGCTCTGGATGGGTCCGGGACCAGAATGGCGTCGCAATACTGGGGAGTGCCGCGGGAGAACTTTACCACGGTTGCGGCGGGCGAGGGCGAGGGCGAGGGGGGATCGCCGCGGCGAGCACTGACGGGGCGCAGCCAGACGATCCCCCCTCGCCCGAGCCCGAGCACGCACGCCCAGGCGAGCCCCCCTCGCCTGAGCCCGATGCGCGTAGCCTGGCGGGCGCTGCACGCGGTGTTACCCTGGTGGTTCCTGGCTCTCGCGCTCGGGTGCGTCCTGGGAAAGCGCCGGCGCGGCGACCAGGTGCTCTGGCTCGCGCCGATGCTCCTCACCGCGATCGTGCCGGCGGCGCTCGCCTATGTCGAGCCTCGCGCCCTGCTCATGCTGGTCCCGATGGCGTGCGTGCTCGGGGCCAAGACGGTCGATGGGTTGATCGAAGCCGCGGTGAAGCGATGGCCGGTTCGCTGGATCGCGCCCGTCGCCGTGGTCGCGGTGACCATCGGTCTTCTCGTGCCGACCGCGCGCGACCTCGGGCGCGCTTGGAGCGCCGCGACCCCGCTCCAGCAAGTCGCGAGAGCGCGCCGCGCAGTCGGTGAATACCTCGGCGCGCACCTCCCGCCGGATGCGGTCATCGTCAGCTGGCACCCGGCCATCGGCGTATTCTCGGGGCGGGAGTGGCGCGTGCTGCCGTACGATTCCTTCGAGCGCATCGCGGGCTACGCGCGCGCGCAACACGCCGCGGCGCTCGTCTTCTCGCGTTTCGAGCCGTCGCCGCTGCGCGAGCCGCCGCGCGCCTTCACGCTCGTGCTGCTCGATTCCGCGTCCGCGGCGGCGGGCGCGAACGTGCACCTCGAGCGGGTGGACGAGACCCCGCTGGTCTTCGTGGGCCGGCTCGCCCCGGAACCCGCGCCGTGAACGGAAAGCCGGCCTGGCCGTCCGTCGTGGTGCCGATCGTCGTAGCCGGCGCGGCCGGGTGGTCGCTGGTGCCGTTCGCGCTCTGGTGGGCCGATGCCGACCCGCGCTACTTCAGCGCGGCGTGGGACGAGTGGCTGGAGGGATCCGCCGTGGCGGCACTGCTGGCCTCCCTGGCGCTCGCACTGATGCGGCAGCGGCTAGCGCCGGCGCTGCTGGCGGTCTGGGGCAGGGTGCTGGCAGCTCCGAGGCGCACGTTCTTCGCATGGTGCGCGGGACTCCTGGCTGCGCTTTCGGTGCTGATGTGCCGGTTCGTCTTCGCCGGCAACCCGCGAAACGTGGATGGCTTCGCGCAGCTGTTCCAGGCGCGGATCTTCCTCGCGGGACGACTGTGGGTGGCGCCGCCACCGGAGATCGCGAACTTCGCCACCCTTCAGATGATCCTCGGGCCGGACCACTGGTTCGCCCAGTACCCCCCCGGCCAAGCGCTGGTCCTCGCCGCGGGTCTTCTGCTGGGCGCCTGGTGGCTGCTGAACCCGCTCATCGTGGTCGCGCTGGTGTTCGCGACCCATCGCGTGGCCGCCTGGTGCGCCGATCGGTCTTCGGCGAGGCTCGCGCTACTGCTGGCGTGCGTCTCCCCCTTCGTGATCGCGGTGGCCGGCAGCGAGATGAGCCATCTCGCCGCCGCGACCCTGGGCATGGCGGCCGCGGCTGCCGCGACGGGCCTGGGTGGTCGGCGGCCGGGCCTTGCGGCATCACTGGCCGGCGCGGCGCTCGGTGTCATGGTGGCCTTCCGTCCGCTCGATGCGGTCGCGGCCGCGGCGCCCGTCGCGCTCATCGTGCTCCTCGCCGCACCTCGTCCCTTACGCGCCTTCGCCCTCATCATAGCGAGTGGCGCGGTGGCCACGCTGCCCACCCTCTGGTACAACGCCGGCACCACGGGCTCGTGGCACCAGTTCGGCTACAGCTACCTGTGGGGCCCTCAACACTCCCTCGGATTCCATCCGGTGCCTTGGGGCGTTCCGCTCACCTTCACGAGGGCGATCGCGCTCACCGGAGTGGACCTCCACCAAGTCAACACCTACCTCTTCGACTTGCCGGTCCCGATCCTGGTGATCGTCGCGGCGGGGTTCGTCGCGGGCCGCCGAGCGGTCGGCCAGCGCGACGCGGTGCCGGTGCTCGGCGTGGCCGCGCTCTCCGGCTTGCTCTTCTTCTACTTCCATCGCGACGTCTTCTACGGGCCGCGCTTCCTCTTCAGCGCCGTGCCGTGGATCCTCGTCCTGACGGCGCGTTCGCTCGGGTTGCTCCGGCGCTCGGGGCGCCAGGTGCTGCCGGGGACGAACGCCGGACTCGTGGCGGCGTTCTTCGTGCTCGTGGCGTTCGTCGTCGGCTTCGTCCGCATCACGCCCGCGCGCCTCGCGGCGTACCGGGAGGCCACGCCGATCTTCGATCTCCATCCCGACCGCGACGCCGCACGTTCCGGGGTCGGCAACGCGGTCGTGGTCGTCCCGGACGGCTGGGGCACGCGGCTCATCGCGCGGATGTGGGCCATGGGCGTCCCGGTCCGCCGCTCCACCCGCCTCTACGCTGCGATCGATGCCTGTACGCTCGAGGGCGCACTCGATGAGGCCGAGGGCGACGCCCCACGGCGCGCGCGCCTCATCGCCACGCTCGACTCGCTCGCCGCGCTGCGCCGGCCGGGCTTTCGCGCCGGCCTGACCGAAGACCCGAACCTCCGCGTACCGTTAGGCGTTACGCTCCCGCGGTCCTGTTCGGAGGAGATCGCCTTCGACCGCCGCGGCTTCCTCCAGTTCGCGCCGTTCCTATACCTCAACACCGCCCGTCTCGACGGCGACATCGTTTGGGCGCGCGACCTGAGGGTGCGGAACGCCGCGCTCTTCGCCCGCTACGCCGGCCGCCGCTTCTACCGCTACGCCCCGCCGGCGCCCGGCGAGCGCCCGACGTTCACCCCGATCGACGCGGCGGATGGCACTGTCCGCTAGGGCCTATGCCATGGTGCTCGGCGTCGCGCTCGCGGCGTCGGTCACCAGCATCGGGAACGGCTACGTCTACGACGACGTGCCCGCGGTCCGGGATGACCCGCGAATCCGCTCGCTCGGGAACATCCCGGCGCTGCTCACGAGCCCGTACTGGCATGGCGACATCCGCGACCGCATCTACCGGCCGGCCACCACGGTCTCGTTCGCGCTGGACCGCGCGATCGGGGGCGCCTCTCCGGCGCCGTTCCACGTCACGAATGTCCTGCTCCATCTGCTGGTGACCGCGCTGGTCCTCACCCTCGCGGCCGCCTTGATGGGTCGAGGCGCCGTGGTCGCGGGCCTGTGGTTCGCGTTGCATCCGGTCCACGTCGAGGCGGTCGCCAACATCGTCGGACGTTCCGAGCTGCTGGCCGCGGCGGCGTATCTCGGCGCCGTTCTAGCCTATCGCGCCGAAGGTGCGGCCGCGCTCCGGGCCCCCGCGAGCGAGCGCCGCGCCCTGCTCGCGCTACTGGTGCTGGCCTGCGCCGCGCTGGCGTTCGGGGCCAAGGAGCACGCGCTCACGCTCCCCGCAACCTTGCTCCTCATGGATGCGTGGCAAGCCCGCGCCGACGGCGGATCGCTTCGCGCTCGAGCTACCGGCCACCTGGTGCTGTGGCTGGGCGTGGTCGCGCTCGGCGTCGGGTACCTCGGTGCGCGCGCGGCCGTCGTCGGATCCCTCGGCGCGGGAAGCCCGGCGGCGGGGTTGCAGGACCTAACCGCCGCGGGCCGCGCCATGGTCATGATGCCGGCGTTCGCCGTCTGGGCGCGGCTCCTCCTCTGGCCGCTCCACCTCTCCGCCGACTACTCGCCGGATGCCTTCGTCCCCTCCCTCATACTCACGCCGGGCCATCTGCTCGGCGCTGGGGTGGTGGTGGCGGCCGCCGCCGGAGCCTGGCTGGGGCGCCGCCGCCTGCCCGCCGTGACGTTCGGGTTGCTGCTCGTGGCCATCACGGCTTCGGTTGCCACCAACATCGCAACTCCCACCGGCGTGACGATCGCGGAGCGCGTGCTCTACCTGCCCTCGGCCGGGGCGGCGATCGTGCTGGGTGCGCTGTGGGAGCGCCTGCCGCCGGCGCCGCTCGTCTGGCCCGCGACCGCGCTCGTCCTTGCGCTCCTCGGCGCGCGCGCGGTCGCGCGCATTCCGGTCTGGCACGACGAAGACCGCTTCTTCGATGCCCTCGTCCACGACGCGCCCGACTCCTATCGCACCTTCTGGGCGAAGGGCGCCCGCGCCTTCGAGCGTCGCGACGGCAGGACCGGCGAGCAGGAGATGCTGCGTGCCATCCAGGTATACCCGGGTGATGGCGCACTCATCCAGGAACTCGGCGAGCGCTACCTGGAAGCCGGTCTCTACCTCCCCGCCGACCGCTTCCTCACCGCGGCGTATCGGGTGGACTCGCTGCGGAGCGACGCCGCGGTCCAGGCGGTGCTCGCGCGCACCAAGCTCGGCCACGCCGATTCCGCCACCGCGCTCGGCGAAGAAGCGCTGCGCCGCTTTCCCGACGTGCCGACGCTCCTCCTCGCGACCAGCGACGCCTATCTGGCACTCGGCTTGCCGATGCGCGCCCTCGCGCTGCGGCGTCGCATCACTTACGCCGCGCCGCGGAGCTGGCAGTTCCAGCACCTCGCCGCGTTCGGGGCCGCGATGGCCGGTCGGTGCGATGAGGCGCGTGCCCGGCTCGAACGCGCCGTCGCCATGGCTCCGGCCGATGAGGAGACGCCGCACCGTTTCCTCGACTCTCTGGACGGCGGCCCCACCTGCGGCGTGGCGCGCCCGTGACCGTCGCCCGCGCGTCCCTCATCTGCGCTCTCGCGGCCGCGCTCGTCTACGCGGGCGCGCTCGGCAACCGCTTCGCCCTGGACGACGGGCCGATCGTCGAGCGTAATCCCGCGGCGCACGACGTCTCCGCCGCGGTGGACGCCTTCGACCAACCCTACTGGCCGTCCGAACACCAGGCGGGCCAGTGGCGCCCGCTCGTGATCCTCTCGTTCGCGGCAGACTGGAGCCTTTCAGGAGGGAGCCCCGCGTGGCTGCACGCCGGTAACGCGCTCTGGCACGCCGCCGCCACGGCGCTCCTCGTGCCGGTGCTCACGGCGTATGTCCCGGTGACCGCGGCACTCGCCGGCGGGCTCGTCTTCGCGGTCCATCCCGTGCACGTCGAAGCCGTCGCCAACCTGGCGGGGCGCGCCGAGCTGATGACGTGCTTCTTCCTGCTCGCCGCGATCCTGCTCGCGCGCACGGTGCGGCGGGGACGAGCGGCGGGATGCCGGACCTGGAGCGTCGAACTGTTGATGCTCGCTGCCGTGGGCCTGGCTCTGCTCAGCAAGGAACACGCGGCCGTCGCGCTCGCTCTCCTGGTACTCGACGATGCGGCGACGCGGCGCGTCATCCCGGCCGGTCTGCCGTGGCGGGACTACGCCGCGGTCGCAGCCGTAACGGCCTCCTGGCTCGTGATCCGGCGCCACGTAGAGGGAGGGCTCTCCTTCCAGGCCGTCGCGCCGACCTTCTTCCATCTGGGCGGCTGGGGTCGCATCGCCACGATGTTGCCGGTTGTTTTCGTGATGTTGCGGCTGCTGGTGTGGCCGTTCGACCTCTCGCCCGACTACCACCCTCGCGTCGTCGAGCGGTTGGAGACCTTCAACGTGACCGGCGTGGCCGGGCTCCTCGTCCTTCTCGCGCTGGTAGCGCTCGCCTTCGCAACGTGGCGAAGCAAGCGCGCGGTTTCCGCAGGCCTCTTCATCATCGGGATCGCGTGGCTACCGACCGCGAACCTGCTCTTTCCGACCGGCATCGTGATCGCCGAACGGACGCTCTACCTCGCGTCCGTCGGGGTGGCGCTGATCGCGGCGGCGGGCGCCGAGGCGTTCGCCATCCACCAGGGAGAGCGGCCGGCGATCCTGGCGTCCGTCCTCGCCTGCGTGCCGCTCGCGCTGACGACCGTCACCGCCGTCCCTGCCTGGAAGGACAACCGCGCCATGGTGATGACCGCGCTCGACCATCACCCCGAGTCGTACCGCGTGCACACGTCGGCCGCCCGGGTCTACCGGCGCATGGGCCTCCCCGAGGCGGCGATGCGCGAGTA
The nucleotide sequence above comes from Gemmatimonadales bacterium. Encoded proteins:
- a CDS encoding glycosyltransferase family 39 protein; its protein translation is YLLIARNLAGGHGFSLNGLPHVALSPLQPLLVAGLTLAGVPLLWASKLLAAVAGALLVVPVAFLARRWYGERAGLAAALFAAASPALLTFLPFFPGERWNLYFGSEPLFLLLGASAIVAAIRATDDGGWRWWMALGALVATSYLARLEGAVLGLALAVATLVSLATRGKPALLPRALAGALIAAAVVAPYLLYLHGALGRWAVSGRVQAAAAVEQATAEPGQGGGSEAVRAFVWGGDQEALWRVLYALDGSGTRMASQYWGVPRENFTTVAAGEGEGEGGSPRRALTGRSQTIPPRPSPSTHAQASPPRLSPMRVAWRALHAVLPWWFLALALGCVLGKRRRGDQVLWLAPMLLTAIVPAALAYVEPRALLMLVPMACVLGAKTVDGLIEAAVKRWPVRWIAPVAVVAVTIGLLVPTARDLGRAWSAATPLQQVARARRAVGEYLGAHLPPDAVIVSWHPAIGVFSGREWRVLPYDSFERIAGYARAQHAAALVFSRFEPSPLREPPRAFTLVLLDSASAAAGANVHLERVDETPLVFVGRLAPEPAP